Within Pseudomonas tructae, the genomic segment CGGCCATGACCTGGATGCGGTCCGACTCCTTGACCCGCAGCTCTTCGGCGCCACGCAGCACGGTACGACCTTCGGCACAGGCTGCAGCGACGAACAGCACCGGGAACTCGTCGATGGCCAATGGCACCAGGTGCTCGGGGATCTCGATACCCTTGAGTTTAGCCCCTCGCACGCGCAGATCGGCCACCGGCTCACCGCCGACTTCACGCTGGTTTTCCAGGGTGATGTTGCCGCCCATCAGATTGAGGATATCAATCACACCGGTACGGGTCGGGTTGATGCCTACGTGCTCGAGCAGCAGTTCGGAACCTTCGGCGATCGATGCTGCCACCAGGAAGAAAGCCGCCGAGGAAATGTCTGCCGGCACCTCAATATGGGTGGCCGAAAGCTTGCCGCCGGATTCCAGGGAAGCGGTAGGACCTTCGACATTCACGCTGTAGCCAAAACCGCGGAGCATGCGCTCGGTATGGTCGCGGGTCGGCGCAGGCTCGGTAACGGTGGTCTTGCCCTGGGCATACAGGCCAGCCAGCAGCAGGCAGGATTTGACCTGGGCACTGGCCATCGGCAGCGTGTAGGTCAGGGCCTTGAGCGTGTGGCCTCCGCGAATGGTCATCGGTGGACGACCTTCAGCGGCGGTCTCGATCACCGCACCCATTTCCCGCAGCGGGTTGGCGACACGGTTCATCGGCCGCTTGGACAGCGAGGCATCACCGGTCAGTACGGTGTCGAACGACTGAGCGGCCAGCAGGCCGGACAGCAGGCGCATCGAGGTGCCGGAGTTGCCCAGGTAGATCGGGCCCGGTGGCGGCTTCAGGCCATTGAGGCCAACGCCATGAATGGTCACTCGGCCATGATGCGGGCCTTCAATGACCACACCCATGTCACGGAAGGCCTGCAAGGTCGCCAGGGCGTCTTCGCCCTCGAGAAAACCTTCCACTTCAGTGGTGCCTTCGGCCAGGGAGCCAAGCATGATCGAGCGATGGGAAATCGATTTGTCACCTGGTACGCGAATACGGCCGGACACGCGGCCACCAGGGTTTGCCAGGAAAATCAGGTCGTTGGAATTCATAGCGTCCACATAGGCCCGGCGGGCCAGGATTTTACTGAAGTGTTCGCGGGCAACCCGGGCGCGCGTGAAGACGCCCAGCAATTGATGCCCATCCCCTGCATCGACCGCGTCGCGCAAGGCGTCGAGGTCGCTGCGAAATGTATCCAGTGTGCGCAGGACAGCTTCGCGATTGGCGAGAAAGATGTCGTGCCACATGACCGGGTCGCTTCCGGCGATTCTCGTGAAATCGCGGAAACCTCCGGCAGCGTAACGGAAGATATC encodes:
- a CDS encoding bifunctional prephenate dehydrogenase/3-phosphoshikimate 1-carboxyvinyltransferase, yielding MVEVVVNKPEPIIGRLVVVGLGLIGGSFAKGLRESGLCREVVGVDLDPQSRKLAVELGVVDRCEEDLAAACVGADVIQLAVPILAMEKLLARLAGLDLGQAVLTDVGSAKGNVVRAARQALAAHLPRFVPGHPIAGSEQSGVEASNASLFRRHKVILTPLAETDPTALALVDQLWRALEADVEHMQVERHDEVLAATSHLPHLLAFGLVDSLAKRNENLDIFRYAAGGFRDFTRIAGSDPVMWHDIFLANREAVLRTLDTFRSDLDALRDAVDAGDGHQLLGVFTRARVAREHFSKILARRAYVDAMNSNDLIFLANPGGRVSGRIRVPGDKSISHRSIMLGSLAEGTTEVEGFLEGEDALATLQAFRDMGVVIEGPHHGRVTIHGVGLNGLKPPPGPIYLGNSGTSMRLLSGLLAAQSFDTVLTGDASLSKRPMNRVANPLREMGAVIETAAEGRPPMTIRGGHTLKALTYTLPMASAQVKSCLLLAGLYAQGKTTVTEPAPTRDHTERMLRGFGYSVNVEGPTASLESGGKLSATHIEVPADISSAAFFLVAASIAEGSELLLEHVGINPTRTGVIDILNLMGGNITLENQREVGGEPVADLRVRGAKLKGIEIPEHLVPLAIDEFPVLFVAAACAEGRTVLRGAEELRVKESDRIQVMADGLLALGVKCEPTPDGIIIDGGVIGGGEVHGHGDHRISMAFSVASLRATAPIRIHDCANVATSFPNFLALCAEVGIRVAEEGKS